The following are from one region of the Cytobacillus firmus genome:
- a CDS encoding helix-turn-helix domain-containing protein, protein MEAEKWGRRIRAFRKLKGFTQEGFARELGVSVSILGEIERGNRMPAPALIEQIALALKVTQEELAPIQEQD, encoded by the coding sequence ATGGAAGCAGAAAAATGGGGAAGACGTATTCGCGCTTTTCGAAAGCTAAAAGGATTTACGCAAGAAGGATTTGCAAGAGAGCTGGGTGTATCGGTTTCAATTTTAGGTGAAATTGAAAGAGGAAACCGCATGCCTGCACCGGCTTTAATCGAGCAGATCGCTCTGGCGCTTAAAGTGACACAGGAAGAATTGGCTCCCATACAGGAGCAGGATTAA
- the cysK gene encoding cysteine synthase A, with translation MVRVANSIADLVGHTPIVKLNRLVDDNSADVYLKLEYMNPGSSVKDRIALAMITAAEKDGSLKPGDTIIEPTSGNTGIGLAMIAAAKGYKAVLVMPETMSMERRNLLRAYGADLVLTPGPEGMNGAIRKAQELAKEHGYFVPQQFENPANPEIHRLTTGPEIAEQMGDQLDAFISGIGTGGTITGAGQVLKEKYKNIKIYAVEPTDSPVLSGGKPGPHKIQGIGAGFVPDTLDTKVYDEVIQITNDEAFDYARRAAKEEGILGGISSGAAISAALKVAKELGKGKKVLAILPSNGERYLSTPLYQFEAE, from the coding sequence ATGGTACGTGTAGCAAATTCAATTGCAGATCTTGTTGGCCATACGCCAATTGTGAAACTAAACCGTCTAGTTGATGATAATAGCGCAGATGTTTATCTGAAATTGGAATACATGAATCCGGGGAGCAGCGTAAAAGACCGTATTGCCCTGGCAATGATCACGGCTGCAGAGAAAGATGGAAGTCTTAAACCAGGTGATACCATCATTGAACCGACAAGCGGAAATACAGGAATCGGATTAGCGATGATTGCCGCAGCCAAAGGCTATAAAGCCGTTCTTGTGATGCCGGAGACAATGAGTATGGAGCGCCGCAACCTGCTGCGTGCATACGGAGCTGACCTTGTCCTCACACCTGGACCGGAAGGAATGAACGGTGCGATCCGCAAGGCGCAGGAGCTGGCTAAGGAACATGGCTATTTCGTGCCACAGCAGTTTGAGAATCCTGCGAACCCTGAAATTCACCGTTTAACAACAGGACCTGAAATTGCAGAGCAAATGGGTGACCAGCTGGATGCCTTCATTTCCGGAATCGGAACAGGCGGAACCATTACAGGAGCCGGCCAGGTGCTTAAAGAAAAATATAAAAACATCAAAATTTACGCAGTGGAGCCAACTGATTCACCTGTCCTATCAGGCGGAAAACCAGGACCGCATAAAATCCAGGGCATTGGAGCGGGATTTGTGCCGGATACACTGGATACAAAGGTTTATGATGAAGTAATCCAGATTACGAACGATGAGGCATTTGATTATGCCCGCCGTGCGGCCAAGGAAGAAGGTATCCTTGGAGGAATTTCCTCCGGTGCGGCGATCAGTGCGGCACTGAAGGTCGCTAAAGAGCTTGGCAAGGGCAAAAAAGTTCTGGCCATTCTTCCAAGTAATGGCGAACGTTATTTAAGTACTCCTTTATACCAATTTGAAGCGGAATAA
- the pabA gene encoding aminodeoxychorismate/anthranilate synthase component II codes for MIYMIDNYDSFTYNLVQYLGELGEELVVKRNDETSISEIGSMQPKFLMISPGPCSPNEAGISLKAIEAFAGKIPVFGVCLGHQSIAQVFGGDVVQAERLMHGKTSDIFHDGKTIFKDLPNPFPATRYHSLIVKKETLPDCLEVSAWTAEGEIMAIRHKELPVEGVQFHPESIMTAAGKELLQNFIQHYKAALQAEGL; via the coding sequence ATGATTTATATGATCGATAATTATGATTCTTTTACGTATAATCTCGTGCAGTATCTCGGTGAATTAGGCGAAGAGCTGGTTGTCAAAAGAAACGATGAAACATCGATTTCTGAAATAGGCAGTATGCAGCCGAAGTTCCTGATGATCTCTCCGGGGCCGTGCAGCCCGAATGAAGCAGGCATCAGCCTGAAAGCCATTGAAGCTTTTGCAGGCAAAATCCCTGTCTTTGGCGTTTGTCTGGGACATCAGTCGATTGCTCAAGTATTCGGGGGCGATGTGGTGCAGGCGGAGCGTCTGATGCATGGTAAAACCTCTGACATTTTTCATGATGGAAAAACCATATTTAAAGACCTGCCCAACCCTTTTCCTGCTACCCGCTACCATTCGCTGATTGTCAAAAAGGAAACACTTCCGGACTGTCTTGAGGTGTCTGCATGGACAGCTGAGGGAGAAATTATGGCCATTCGCCATAAGGAACTGCCTGTAGAAGGTGTCCAATTCCACCCTGAGTCGATTATGACTGCGGCCGGAAAGGAACTCCTTCAGAATTTTATTCAGCATTACAAAGCCGCACTGCAGGCAGAGGGGCTGTAA
- the folP gene encoding dihydropteroate synthase translates to MSKKTIQCGPYTLDYGKKTIVMGILNATPDSFSDGGKYSQQDLAVKHALEMVENGADIIDVGGESTRPGFDPVPADEELRRVLPVIEAISKEVDVPISIDTYKAEVARQAIEAGAHIINDVWGAKADPEMAAAAAETGAPIILMHNRKDMEYTSFFRDVMNDLYESIALVKSAGVKDENIILDPGIGFAKDLNYNLEMMRDLDKLVAIGYPVLLGTSKKRMIGTILDLPVEERTEGTGATVCFGIQKGCQMIRIHDVKEMSRMAKMMDALMGKGDYNG, encoded by the coding sequence ATGTCTAAAAAAACAATTCAGTGTGGGCCATATACGCTTGATTACGGGAAGAAAACCATTGTGATGGGAATTTTGAATGCAACGCCTGACTCCTTTTCGGATGGGGGCAAATACAGTCAGCAGGATCTGGCAGTCAAGCATGCTCTTGAAATGGTTGAAAACGGAGCAGATATCATCGATGTCGGCGGCGAGTCAACCCGTCCGGGATTTGATCCGGTGCCTGCAGACGAAGAGCTGAGACGTGTTCTTCCTGTTATCGAGGCAATTTCAAAGGAAGTGGATGTTCCGATATCCATTGATACCTATAAAGCGGAAGTCGCCAGGCAGGCCATTGAAGCCGGGGCCCACATTATCAATGATGTGTGGGGAGCCAAAGCCGATCCTGAAATGGCGGCAGCTGCAGCAGAAACAGGGGCGCCGATCATACTAATGCATAACCGCAAGGATATGGAATACACATCCTTTTTCCGTGATGTCATGAATGACCTGTACGAAAGCATAGCGCTTGTAAAGTCTGCAGGTGTTAAAGACGAGAATATTATCCTTGACCCGGGCATCGGCTTTGCCAAGGACTTGAACTATAACCTGGAAATGATGAGGGATTTGGACAAGCTTGTGGCTATCGGGTATCCTGTGCTGCTAGGCACATCGAAGAAGCGGATGATCGGAACCATTCTGGACCTTCCGGTTGAGGAGCGGACAGAAGGAACGGGAGCAACGGTGTGCTTCGGCATCCAAAAGGGCTGCCAGATGATCCGCATTCATGATGTAAAGGAAATGAGCCGAATGGCTAAAATGATGGACGCTTTAATGGGAAAAGGTGATTACAATGGATAA
- the dusB gene encoding tRNA dihydrouridine synthase DusB: protein MFKIGDIELKNRVVLAPMAGVCNSAFRLTVKEFGAGLVCAEMVSDKGIVLQNEKTMDMLYIDEREKPLSLQIFGGKKETLVEAAKFVDQNTNADIIDINMGCPVPKITKCDAGAKWLLDPDKIYEMVSAVTAAVEKPVTVKMRMGWDEDHIYAVKNAQAVERAGGKAVALHGRTRVQMYEGQANWDIIREVKQNINIPLIGNGDVETPQAAKRMLDETGCDGVMIGRAALGNPWMIYRTVKYLETGELMGEPSVREKMDVCILHLDRLISLKGEHIAVLEMRKHAAWYLKGIRGNAKVRNGINESNTRKELVSVLNALVLDAEEKERSQIQAV, encoded by the coding sequence ATGTTCAAAATAGGTGATATCGAGCTGAAAAACCGTGTGGTACTGGCTCCAATGGCCGGAGTATGTAATTCCGCTTTCCGTCTGACTGTGAAAGAATTCGGTGCCGGTCTTGTATGTGCGGAGATGGTCAGCGACAAAGGCATTGTCCTCCAGAACGAAAAAACGATGGACATGCTTTATATTGATGAAAGAGAAAAGCCGCTAAGCCTGCAGATCTTCGGAGGCAAAAAAGAAACGCTTGTAGAAGCGGCGAAATTTGTAGATCAAAATACGAATGCGGATATCATCGACATTAACATGGGCTGCCCTGTCCCTAAAATCACCAAATGTGATGCGGGTGCCAAGTGGCTGCTTGACCCGGATAAAATTTATGAAATGGTTTCTGCTGTAACAGCCGCTGTTGAAAAGCCGGTTACCGTAAAAATGCGGATGGGCTGGGATGAAGATCACATCTACGCTGTTAAAAACGCCCAGGCGGTTGAACGCGCAGGGGGCAAAGCTGTAGCCCTTCACGGCCGTACGCGTGTCCAGATGTATGAAGGACAAGCGAACTGGGATATTATCCGCGAAGTAAAGCAGAACATTAACATTCCGCTTATCGGAAATGGTGATGTGGAAACACCTCAGGCTGCCAAGCGCATGCTGGATGAAACAGGCTGTGACGGTGTCATGATCGGACGGGCTGCTCTGGGGAATCCATGGATGATTTACCGTACAGTTAAATACCTTGAGACTGGCGAATTAATGGGTGAGCCTTCTGTACGCGAGAAAATGGATGTGTGCATCCTCCATCTGGACCGTCTGATTTCATTGAAGGGTGAACATATCGCTGTACTCGAAATGCGAAAGCATGCTGCATGGTACCTGAAAGGAATCCGCGGCAATGCGAAGGTCCGCAATGGAATTAATGAATCCAATACAAGAAAAGAATTGGTGAGTGTTCTTAACGCTCTTGTCCTTGATGCAGAAGAAAAAGAAAGAAGCCAGATACAGGCTGTATAA
- the lysS gene encoding lysine--tRNA ligase — protein MSQSHEELNDQLKVRRDKMNSLREQGMDPFGKRFDRSHQSNELIEQYGELEKEEIEEKDVSVTLAGRIMTKRGKGKAGFAHVQDLSGQIQIYVRKDAVGEESYSIFETADLGDIVGISGKLFKTKVGELSVKAEEFVLLTKSLRPLPDKFHGLKDVEQRYRQRYLDLIMSEESKKTFVTRSRIIQSMRRYLDSNGYLEVETPMMHSIAGGASARPFITHHNALDMELYMRIAIELHLKRLIVGGLEKVYEIGRVFRNEGVSTRHNPEFTMIELYEAYADYRDIMSLTENLIAHIAQEVLGTTTVQYGEYEVDLKPEWKRLHMVDAIKEYTGVDFWKETSKEEAQQLAKEHGVEIKDNMEYGHIVNEFFEQKVEEKLIQPTFIFGHPVEISPLAKKNDEDPRFTDRFELFIVAREHANAFTELNDPIDQRERFEAQLKEREEGNDEAHMMDDDFIEALEYGMPPTGGLGIGIDRVVMLLTNSPSIRDVLLFPLMRHR, from the coding sequence GTGAGCCAGAGTCATGAAGAATTAAATGACCAGTTGAAAGTAAGACGCGATAAAATGAACAGCTTGCGCGAACAGGGAATGGATCCTTTCGGGAAACGTTTCGACCGTTCACACCAAAGCAATGAATTAATTGAGCAGTACGGTGAGCTTGAGAAGGAAGAAATTGAGGAAAAGGATGTTTCTGTTACACTGGCAGGCCGCATCATGACGAAGCGCGGAAAAGGGAAAGCCGGATTCGCTCATGTACAGGACTTATCAGGGCAAATCCAAATCTATGTCCGCAAAGATGCTGTTGGAGAAGAAAGCTACTCCATCTTCGAAACTGCAGACCTGGGAGATATTGTCGGGATCAGCGGCAAGCTCTTTAAAACAAAAGTAGGCGAACTGTCTGTAAAAGCAGAGGAATTTGTCCTCCTGACAAAATCACTGCGTCCGCTGCCGGATAAGTTCCACGGGCTTAAGGACGTTGAGCAGCGCTACCGCCAGCGTTACCTGGATCTCATTATGAGTGAGGAAAGCAAAAAAACTTTCGTCACGAGAAGCCGCATTATCCAATCCATGCGCCGCTACCTTGACAGCAATGGCTACCTGGAAGTTGAAACACCTATGATGCATTCCATTGCAGGGGGTGCATCAGCACGTCCATTTATCACTCATCATAACGCACTGGATATGGAACTCTATATGCGTATCGCGATTGAGCTTCATCTGAAGCGTCTGATTGTGGGCGGCCTAGAAAAGGTATATGAAATTGGCCGCGTATTCCGTAATGAAGGTGTATCTACACGTCACAATCCTGAATTCACTATGATTGAATTATACGAAGCATATGCTGACTATAGAGATATCATGAGCCTGACTGAAAACCTTATTGCCCATATCGCCCAGGAAGTGCTTGGAACAACTACTGTGCAATACGGCGAGTACGAAGTGGATCTGAAGCCTGAATGGAAAAGGCTTCATATGGTAGATGCCATTAAGGAATACACAGGGGTAGACTTCTGGAAAGAAACAAGTAAGGAAGAAGCCCAGCAGCTTGCGAAAGAACATGGTGTTGAAATCAAAGACAATATGGAATATGGTCATATTGTTAATGAATTCTTCGAGCAGAAGGTTGAAGAGAAATTAATTCAGCCGACATTCATCTTTGGTCATCCTGTAGAAATTTCGCCGCTTGCGAAGAAAAATGACGAAGACCCGCGCTTTACTGATCGTTTTGAACTATTCATTGTAGCCCGTGAACATGCGAATGCCTTCACTGAGCTGAATGATCCGATTGATCAACGCGAGCGCTTTGAAGCACAGCTGAAAGAACGTGAAGAGGGCAACGATGAAGCTCATATGATGGATGATGACTTTATTGAAGCTCTTGAATACGGCATGCCGCCAACGGGCGGACTTGGCATTGGAATTGATCGTGTTGTCATGCTGCTGACAAATTCACCTTCTATTAGAGATGTACTGTTATTCCCGTTAATGCGTCATCGTTAA
- the folB gene encoding dihydroneopterin aldolase: MDKIYVNRMEFYGYHGVFPEETRLGQRFAVDLTVEADLKKAGETDNLDDSINYGELYAVCKEVVEGKPYKLVEAVAEKLAAELLSRFPLILQLTVKVIKPDPPIPGHYQSVAVEITRGRS; encoded by the coding sequence ATGGATAAAATTTATGTGAACCGAATGGAGTTTTACGGCTACCATGGTGTTTTCCCGGAAGAAACACGGCTTGGCCAGCGCTTTGCTGTAGACCTTACTGTCGAAGCAGACCTGAAAAAGGCGGGGGAAACGGATAATCTTGATGACTCCATTAACTATGGTGAGCTGTATGCAGTGTGCAAAGAGGTGGTGGAAGGGAAGCCCTATAAGCTGGTTGAAGCTGTCGCAGAAAAACTGGCAGCAGAACTGCTTTCCCGTTTCCCGCTGATTCTGCAGCTGACGGTAAAAGTCATCAAGCCTGATCCGCCTATTCCCGGCCACTATCAATCAGTAGCGGTCGAGATTACGAGAGGCAGATCATGA
- the folK gene encoding 2-amino-4-hydroxy-6-hydroxymethyldihydropteridine diphosphokinase, with translation MRNTAFIALGSNIGSRFNHLKKAVERIDQLPETQVVNTSSVYETDPVGYEDQEQFLNMAIQISTGLNPFELLDACLDIELQLGRKREIHWGPRTIDLDILLYSHENIETEKLIVPHPRMHERAFVLVPLLEVDSSIRLPKMERPLISILEDIPDREGVRIWKQKNGEDVFALFES, from the coding sequence ATGAGGAACACCGCCTTTATTGCGCTCGGCTCAAATATCGGAAGCCGGTTTAACCACTTGAAGAAAGCAGTTGAGAGGATTGATCAGCTTCCGGAAACCCAAGTGGTAAATACTTCATCTGTTTATGAAACAGATCCGGTCGGTTATGAAGATCAAGAACAATTTTTGAATATGGCAATCCAAATTTCTACCGGCTTAAATCCTTTTGAATTGCTGGATGCATGCCTTGATATCGAATTACAGCTTGGGAGAAAAAGGGAAATCCATTGGGGCCCGCGGACAATAGACCTTGACATTTTGCTGTATAGTCACGAAAATATTGAAACAGAGAAGCTAATAGTTCCTCATCCTCGGATGCATGAAAGAGCGTTTGTCCTTGTTCCTCTTTTAGAGGTTGATTCCAGCATCAGGCTTCCGAAGATGGAGCGGCCTTTAATTTCAATACTGGAAGATATACCTGACAGAGAGGGAGTACGGATATGGAAGCAGAAAAATGGGGAAGACGTATTCGCGCTTTTCGAAAGCTAA
- the pabC gene encoding aminodeoxychorismate lyase — MYIYMNGEVVRKEEARISPFDHGFLYGMGLFETFRVYNGHPFLLDDHLERLNQSLKAINIEAGYTREQVLEMLEMLLGKNGYYNAYIRMNVSAGNGEIGLQTDSYKNPNTIIFCKPLPPRNASAEKQAVMLEIPRNTPEGAERLKSHHYLNNILAKKEAGDDPGIEGIFLTRDGYLAEGVTSNLFWIRDGQLFTPSLQTGILNGITRKFVIRLAEKLEMNVQEGLYRPEAVRDADEVFVTNSIQEIVPISSFDGHSMPGVSGKKTSELQMHYENRCEHLWSRNEL, encoded by the coding sequence TTGTATATTTATATGAATGGGGAAGTTGTCAGGAAAGAAGAGGCCAGAATCTCTCCTTTTGATCATGGCTTTTTATATGGAATGGGGCTGTTTGAGACGTTCCGTGTCTATAATGGGCATCCCTTTTTATTGGACGATCATCTGGAGAGGCTGAACCAAAGCCTTAAAGCCATAAATATAGAAGCTGGCTACACAAGGGAACAAGTGCTCGAGATGCTTGAAATGCTGCTTGGAAAAAACGGATACTATAATGCCTATATCCGGATGAATGTGTCAGCGGGTAACGGCGAGATTGGCCTGCAGACAGATTCGTACAAAAACCCGAATACGATTATTTTCTGCAAACCGCTTCCGCCAAGAAATGCAAGCGCAGAAAAGCAGGCAGTGATGCTGGAGATTCCCCGCAATACACCTGAAGGGGCCGAACGTTTGAAGTCCCACCATTATTTAAATAACATTCTGGCTAAAAAGGAAGCGGGGGACGATCCAGGCATAGAAGGGATCTTTCTGACCAGGGATGGCTACCTGGCAGAAGGGGTCACTTCGAATTTATTCTGGATTCGTGATGGCCAGTTATTTACCCCGTCTCTTCAAACCGGCATACTAAACGGCATTACCCGGAAATTTGTGATCAGGCTTGCCGAAAAGCTGGAGATGAATGTGCAGGAAGGCCTGTACAGACCGGAAGCTGTAAGGGATGCGGATGAAGTTTTTGTCACGAATTCCATCCAGGAAATTGTGCCAATTTCTTCGTTTGACGGCCATTCTATGCCTGGGGTATCCGGGAAGAAAACATCGGAGCTCCAGATGCACTATGAAAACCGCTGTGAACACTTATGGAGCAGGAATGAACTGTAG